The proteins below are encoded in one region of Tsuneonella sp. CC-YZS046:
- a CDS encoding acyl-CoA thioesterase, whose product MAADNSFRDPLIRVTAMPKDTNPYGGVFGGWLMSQMALGAGSLASRKANGTAVVVHATDFTFPGAMAVGDELSVYAEVAAVGNTSLTIAAEAIARERNGEATQVVARGTFKFVVIDGEGRPRAIGTLAIKAAAEE is encoded by the coding sequence ATGGCAGCTGACAACAGCTTTCGAGATCCGCTAATCCGCGTCACGGCCATGCCCAAGGATACCAATCCCTATGGCGGCGTGTTCGGCGGATGGCTGATGAGCCAGATGGCGCTCGGCGCGGGCTCGCTCGCGTCGCGCAAGGCCAATGGCACCGCGGTGGTGGTTCATGCCACGGATTTCACCTTTCCCGGGGCCATGGCGGTGGGGGATGAACTGTCCGTCTATGCCGAAGTCGCGGCGGTCGGGAATACATCGTTGACTATCGCAGCCGAAGCCATCGCGCGCGAACGCAATGGCGAGGCCACGCAGGTGGTGGCGCGCGGCACCTTCAAATTCGTCGTGATCGACGGGGAAGGGCGGCCTCGCGCCATCGGAACGCTCGCAATCAAGGCGGCGGCGGAGGAATAA
- a CDS encoding pyruvate dehydrogenase complex dihydrolipoamide acetyltransferase, giving the protein MPTSIKMPALSPTMEEGTLARWLVKVGDTVSAGDIMAEIETDKATMEFEAVDEGTIVDIAVPEGTEGVKVGTVIATLAAEGEDPGAAKSAEPAKPAKAEQAAPAAKAEPEQPQAVEKAPAPQAKPAPTTVATSGSGQRILASPLARRIAAQQGIDLSTIKGSGPNGRIVKADVDGLQGAAAAPTAPQARPAPAAPTEIPDFGIPFEAEKLNNVRKVIARRLTEAKQQIPHIYLTVDVRLDALLKLRSELNASLEGEGLKLSVNDLLIKALAKALDRVPQCNVSFAGEELRKYTRVDISVAVAAPSGLITPIVTDAAKKSVSAIAGEMKGLIEKARDGKLQPHEYQGGTASLSNLGMYGIKQFEAVINPPQGMILAVGAGEKRPFIVDDAVSIATVMSVTGSFDHRAIDGADAALLMQAFQQLVESPLGIIA; this is encoded by the coding sequence ATGCCCACCTCGATCAAGATGCCCGCACTCTCGCCCACCATGGAGGAGGGTACACTGGCGCGCTGGCTGGTAAAGGTCGGTGATACAGTATCCGCCGGCGATATCATGGCGGAAATCGAAACCGACAAGGCCACGATGGAGTTCGAGGCGGTCGATGAAGGCACCATCGTCGACATTGCCGTGCCAGAAGGAACCGAAGGCGTGAAGGTGGGCACGGTGATCGCAACCCTTGCGGCGGAAGGCGAAGATCCCGGCGCAGCGAAATCCGCCGAACCCGCCAAGCCTGCAAAGGCCGAGCAAGCGGCACCTGCCGCCAAGGCCGAGCCTGAGCAGCCGCAGGCCGTGGAAAAGGCTCCCGCTCCGCAAGCGAAGCCGGCCCCCACCACCGTTGCGACGAGCGGTTCCGGCCAGCGCATCCTGGCATCGCCGCTGGCCCGCCGGATTGCCGCCCAGCAAGGCATCGACCTTTCGACGATCAAGGGCAGCGGGCCGAACGGGCGGATCGTGAAGGCCGACGTGGACGGCCTGCAGGGCGCAGCAGCGGCTCCCACCGCTCCGCAAGCGCGCCCGGCTCCGGCCGCGCCCACGGAAATTCCGGATTTCGGCATTCCGTTCGAGGCGGAAAAGCTCAACAATGTCCGCAAGGTGATTGCCCGCCGGCTCACCGAAGCGAAGCAGCAGATTCCGCATATCTACCTCACCGTCGATGTGCGGCTCGACGCCTTGCTCAAGCTGCGGAGCGAACTCAATGCCTCGCTGGAAGGGGAGGGCCTCAAGCTCTCCGTCAACGACCTGCTGATAAAGGCCCTGGCCAAGGCACTCGACCGCGTGCCGCAATGCAATGTCAGCTTTGCCGGCGAGGAACTGCGCAAATATACCCGCGTCGACATCTCCGTCGCGGTGGCCGCACCGAGCGGGCTGATAACCCCCATCGTCACCGACGCGGCGAAGAAATCCGTCTCGGCCATCGCGGGCGAGATGAAGGGCCTGATCGAAAAGGCGCGCGACGGGAAGCTGCAGCCGCATGAATATCAGGGCGGCACCGCCAGCCTGTCCAATCTCGGCATGTATGGGATCAAACAGTTCGAGGCGGTGATCAATCCGCCCCAAGGCATGATCCTTGCCGTGGGCGCCGGGGAGAAGCGGCCGTTCATCGTCGATGATGCAGTATCCATCGCCACGGTGATGAGCGTGACCGGCAGCTTCGACCATCGCGCGATTGATGGGGCCGATGCGGCATTGCTGATGCAGGCCTTCCAGCAACTGGTGGAAAGCCCGCTGGGAATCATCGCGTGA
- a CDS encoding ribonuclease R family protein translates to MPLPQMAPASSPAPRRSNASSLREPIELVRKPKPAPGLPGRQQILDFIQSSDTPAGKREIARAFGLKGQEKIALKALLRDMADEGLIDGKRTAFHRMGGLPKVTVLRVVDTDDGEAIAIPDSWQPDDATPPPRLRLVESRKGPALRVGDRVLARTEEAGDGWCAYPMKKLPAQGEAMLGVVELDGAGKGWLAPVDKRVRNATPIADLGGAEPGNLVLAEPAGRSPRAGVKVIQVLGDPLAPRAFSLIAIHKYGIPNLFGAEVLSEAEASAKLPLSEDRREDLRHLPIVAIDPADARDHDDAIWAEPDGAGGFRAIVAIADVSFYVRPGGKLDREARKRGNSVYFPDRVVPMLPEVLSANVCSLRAGEDRAAMACHLEIDAQGKLKAWRFSRAIVRISENIAYEAAQARIDEGEADASLSNLWACWRLLEAARKQRDPLELELPERRVMLDDQGKIAEIAIREWLDAHRVVEDFMIAANVAAAKALESKVSPVVYRIHEPPSREKLVALREYLDTFGRKLALGQVITPGLFNRMLKDIADESEKALIMEAVLRSQTQAYYGPRNAGHFGLALGSYAHFTSPIRRYADLLVHRALVDAFGLEQPRPAGGAIPAATGLSDRDRGDLARVSEAISAAERRAMEAERETIDRYVAAWLSGKVGEVFETRITGVQRFGLFATIMGLGGDGLVPVSVLGPERFHHDDGAHTLTGEQTGTRYAIGDRLPLRLAEANPLTGALKFEPVEGAGAPIEPRGGKPAPRRKGKYVVGQRGRPSNIRHQGRKKR, encoded by the coding sequence ATGCCGCTCCCGCAGATGGCGCCTGCATCTTCACCGGCGCCCCGGCGGTCGAACGCATCTTCATTGCGCGAGCCTATTGAGTTGGTGCGCAAGCCGAAACCCGCTCCCGGCCTGCCCGGCAGGCAGCAGATACTCGACTTCATCCAGAGCAGCGACACCCCTGCCGGCAAGCGGGAAATCGCCCGCGCCTTCGGCCTCAAGGGGCAGGAGAAGATCGCGCTCAAGGCCTTGCTGCGCGACATGGCGGACGAAGGGCTGATCGACGGCAAGCGAACCGCCTTCCATCGCATGGGCGGCTTGCCGAAGGTGACCGTGCTGCGCGTTGTCGATACCGACGATGGCGAAGCGATTGCCATTCCCGATAGCTGGCAGCCGGACGACGCCACTCCGCCGCCACGCCTGCGGCTGGTGGAAAGCCGGAAAGGCCCTGCCTTGCGGGTGGGGGATCGCGTCCTGGCCCGCACCGAGGAAGCCGGCGACGGCTGGTGCGCCTATCCGATGAAGAAGCTGCCCGCGCAGGGCGAGGCCATGCTTGGCGTGGTCGAACTCGACGGGGCGGGCAAGGGCTGGCTCGCGCCGGTCGACAAGCGTGTGCGCAACGCCACGCCGATTGCCGATCTGGGCGGCGCGGAGCCGGGCAATCTCGTGCTGGCCGAGCCTGCGGGCCGCAGCCCTCGCGCGGGCGTGAAAGTCATCCAGGTGCTGGGCGATCCGCTTGCGCCGCGCGCCTTCAGCCTGATCGCGATCCATAAATACGGCATTCCGAATCTGTTCGGAGCGGAAGTGCTGTCCGAGGCGGAGGCATCCGCCAAGCTGCCACTCAGCGAGGACCGGCGCGAGGATCTTCGGCATCTGCCCATCGTCGCGATCGACCCGGCCGATGCGCGCGATCATGACGATGCGATCTGGGCGGAGCCGGATGGAGCAGGGGGCTTCCGGGCGATCGTGGCGATCGCGGACGTCAGCTTCTATGTCCGCCCCGGGGGGAAGCTGGACCGGGAGGCGCGCAAGCGCGGCAATTCGGTCTATTTCCCCGACCGCGTCGTCCCCATGCTGCCCGAAGTGCTGAGCGCGAATGTCTGCTCCCTGCGAGCGGGAGAGGACCGCGCGGCCATGGCCTGCCATCTGGAGATCGATGCGCAGGGCAAGCTCAAGGCCTGGCGGTTCTCGCGCGCCATCGTGCGCATCTCGGAAAACATCGCCTATGAGGCGGCGCAGGCAAGGATCGACGAGGGCGAAGCCGATGCAAGCCTGAGCAATCTCTGGGCCTGCTGGCGTTTGCTGGAAGCGGCGCGCAAGCAACGCGATCCGCTGGAACTGGAATTGCCGGAACGCCGGGTCATGCTGGACGATCAGGGCAAGATAGCGGAAATCGCCATTCGCGAGTGGCTCGATGCGCATCGCGTGGTGGAAGATTTCATGATCGCGGCCAATGTCGCGGCGGCAAAGGCGCTGGAAAGCAAGGTTTCGCCGGTCGTCTATCGCATCCACGAGCCGCCTAGCCGGGAGAAGCTGGTCGCGCTGCGAGAGTATCTCGACACATTCGGCCGCAAACTTGCGCTGGGGCAGGTCATCACCCCGGGTCTGTTCAACCGCATGTTGAAGGACATCGCGGACGAAAGCGAAAAAGCGCTCATCATGGAAGCCGTGCTGCGCAGCCAGACGCAGGCCTATTACGGGCCGCGCAACGCCGGGCATTTCGGCCTTGCCCTGGGCAGCTACGCGCATTTCACCTCACCGATCCGCCGCTATGCGGACCTGCTGGTCCACCGCGCGCTGGTCGATGCCTTCGGGCTGGAGCAGCCCCGGCCGGCCGGGGGAGCCATACCCGCCGCCACCGGGCTTTCGGATCGCGACCGCGGCGATCTGGCGCGAGTCAGCGAAGCGATCAGCGCCGCCGAGCGCCGCGCCATGGAAGCGGAGCGGGAAACGATCGACCGCTATGTCGCGGCATGGCTTTCCGGCAAGGTGGGGGAAGTGTTCGAGACCCGCATCACCGGGGTCCAGCGTTTCGGCCTGTTCGCGACCATCATGGGGCTGGGCGGCGATGGGCTGGTTCCCGTCTCGGTGCTCGGCCCGGAACGCTTCCACCATGATGACGGAGCGCATACGCTGACAGGCGAGCAAACCGGCACGCGCTACGCCATCGGAGATCGGCTGCCGCTGCGCCTGGCCGAGGCGAATCCGCTCACCGGAGCCTTGAAGTTCGAGCCGGTGGAAGGGGCCGGCGCCCCCATCGAGCCGCGCGGCGGCAAGCCAGCGCCCCGCAGGAAGGGAAAATACGTCGTCGGCCAGCGGGGCCGGCCTTCCAACATCCGGCATCAGGGCAGAAAAAAGCGCTAG
- a CDS encoding O-acetylhomoserine aminocarboxypropyltransferase/cysteine synthase family protein, which produces MSTNAENPALSFDTLQVHAGWDGDPATGARQVPIYQNTAYLFQDADHAARLFNLEEVGYIYSRLTNPTVNALQARLAALEGGAGATCCSSGHAAQIMALFPLMMPGDNVVVSNRLYGGSVTQFSHTIRRFGWQSRFVDLEDPGEVARACNKRTRAIFCESVSNPGGHVTDLPKIAAIAERKGVPLIVDNTSATPYLCKPIDHGATLVVHSTTKYLSGNGTSMGGAIIDSGKFDWSASDKFPSLSQPEPAYHGLTFHQAFGALGYTLHSHAVGLRDLGMTMAPMNAFQTILGIETLSLRMQKHVANAKKVAEWLEADDRVSFVSYAGLKSSPYHKRAKKLYPKGTGALFTFGVKGGYKACIRLVDALQLFSHLANLGDARSLVIHSASTTHRQLTPEQRQAAGAGDDVVRLSIGIEDADDLIADLDQALGKAAQ; this is translated from the coding sequence ATGTCCACCAACGCAGAAAACCCCGCGCTATCCTTCGACACATTGCAGGTCCATGCAGGTTGGGATGGCGATCCGGCGACGGGCGCGAGACAGGTGCCGATCTACCAGAATACGGCCTATCTCTTCCAGGATGCGGATCATGCGGCGCGCCTCTTCAATCTGGAGGAAGTGGGATACATCTATTCCCGGCTGACCAATCCCACCGTGAATGCCTTGCAGGCGCGGCTCGCTGCGCTCGAAGGCGGCGCCGGGGCGACTTGCTGTTCATCCGGCCATGCCGCGCAGATCATGGCGCTGTTTCCCCTGATGATGCCGGGCGACAACGTCGTCGTCTCCAATCGGCTCTATGGTGGCTCGGTCACGCAGTTTTCGCATACGATCAGGCGGTTCGGATGGCAAAGCCGCTTCGTCGATCTGGAAGACCCCGGCGAAGTGGCGCGGGCCTGCAACAAGCGGACCAGGGCGATCTTCTGCGAAAGCGTCTCCAATCCCGGCGGGCATGTCACCGACCTGCCGAAGATCGCGGCCATCGCGGAGCGCAAGGGCGTGCCGCTGATCGTCGATAATACCAGCGCCACGCCCTATCTCTGCAAGCCGATCGATCACGGGGCGACTCTCGTGGTCCACTCCACGACGAAATATCTGTCGGGCAACGGAACCTCGATGGGCGGCGCGATCATCGATTCCGGAAAGTTCGACTGGTCGGCATCGGACAAGTTCCCGTCGCTTTCCCAGCCGGAGCCCGCCTATCACGGATTGACGTTTCACCAGGCATTCGGAGCGCTGGGCTATACCTTGCACAGCCATGCGGTGGGCTTGCGGGACCTGGGGATGACCATGGCCCCGATGAACGCCTTTCAGACCATTCTCGGTATCGAAACCTTGAGCCTCAGGATGCAGAAGCATGTCGCCAACGCCAAAAAGGTTGCCGAGTGGCTGGAAGCGGATGACCGGGTGAGCTTCGTGTCCTATGCGGGGCTGAAGTCGTCGCCCTATCACAAGCGCGCGAAAAAGCTTTACCCCAAGGGCACGGGGGCCTTGTTCACATTCGGCGTAAAGGGCGGTTACAAGGCCTGCATCAGGCTGGTCGATGCGCTGCAGCTGTTCAGCCATCTGGCCAATCTGGGGGATGCGCGTTCACTGGTGATCCATTCCGCATCGACCACGCACCGCCAGCTGACGCCGGAACAGCGGCAGGCAGCGGGCGCGGGGGATGATGTGGTGCGCCTCTCGATCGGCATAGAGGATGCGGATGACCTTATCGCGGATCTCGATCAGGCGCTGGGCAAGGCGGCCCAATGA
- the lpdA gene encoding dihydrolipoyl dehydrogenase, with protein sequence MSGTYDLIVLGSGPGGYVAAIRAAQLGLKTAIVERESLGGICLNWGCIPTKALLRSAEIYHYMQHAKDYGLAAEKISADLEAVVKRSRGVAKQLNQGVTHLMKKNKIAVHMGEGAFKSANTLEVKGEKGTETLTARHIIVATGARARDLPFAPADGKRVWTYRHAMTPPEMPDKLLVIGSGAIGIEFASFYNDMGADVTVVEMLDRIVPVEDAEISAFLEKALTKQGIQIMTGAALEELKPGADKVSAKIKGKDGKVTSGEYSHVIVAIGIQPNTENIGLEKLGVKTERGFIQIDDYGRTGVKGLWAIGDCVPGPWLAHKASHEGVTAAEAIAQELGNKDVHPHPLDRRNIPGCTYCHPQIASVGLTEAKATEAGYEIKVGNFPFIGNGKAIALGEAEGFIKTVFDAKTGELLGAHMIGAEVTELIQGYVVGKQLETTESELMQAIFPHPTLSEMMHESVLAAYGRALHF encoded by the coding sequence ATGTCCGGCACGTATGATCTTATCGTTCTCGGGTCTGGCCCCGGCGGCTATGTCGCGGCGATCCGCGCGGCCCAACTGGGATTGAAGACCGCAATCGTGGAGCGGGAAAGCCTGGGGGGGATCTGCCTCAACTGGGGCTGCATCCCGACCAAGGCGCTGCTGCGCTCGGCCGAGATCTATCACTATATGCAACATGCCAAGGATTACGGGCTGGCGGCGGAGAAGATCAGCGCGGATCTGGAAGCCGTGGTCAAGCGCAGCCGGGGCGTAGCGAAGCAGCTCAATCAGGGCGTCACGCATCTGATGAAGAAGAACAAGATCGCGGTGCATATGGGCGAGGGCGCCTTCAAATCCGCCAATACGCTGGAAGTGAAGGGCGAGAAGGGCACGGAGACGCTCACCGCCAGGCATATCATCGTCGCGACGGGCGCGAGGGCGCGCGACCTTCCCTTTGCTCCGGCCGACGGCAAGCGGGTGTGGACCTATCGTCATGCAATGACCCCGCCGGAAATGCCCGACAAACTGCTGGTGATCGGCTCCGGCGCGATCGGGATCGAATTCGCAAGCTTCTACAACGATATGGGCGCGGATGTGACGGTGGTTGAAATGCTCGACCGGATCGTGCCGGTGGAAGATGCGGAGATCTCCGCCTTCCTCGAAAAGGCACTGACGAAGCAGGGCATCCAGATCATGACCGGCGCCGCGCTGGAGGAGCTGAAGCCCGGCGCAGACAAGGTTTCCGCCAAGATCAAGGGGAAGGACGGCAAGGTCACTTCCGGCGAATACAGCCATGTGATCGTCGCCATCGGCATTCAGCCCAACACCGAGAATATCGGCCTGGAAAAGCTGGGGGTAAAGACGGAGCGCGGTTTCATCCAGATCGACGATTATGGCCGCACGGGCGTGAAGGGCCTGTGGGCGATCGGCGATTGCGTGCCGGGACCGTGGCTGGCGCACAAGGCCAGCCATGAAGGGGTGACGGCGGCTGAGGCCATCGCGCAGGAACTGGGCAACAAGGATGTTCATCCGCACCCGTTGGATCGGCGCAATATTCCCGGTTGCACCTATTGCCATCCGCAGATCGCCAGCGTCGGCCTGACCGAGGCCAAGGCCACAGAAGCCGGTTACGAGATCAAGGTCGGGAACTTCCCGTTCATCGGCAATGGCAAGGCCATCGCGCTGGGCGAAGCGGAAGGCTTCATCAAGACGGTGTTCGATGCGAAAACCGGCGAGTTGCTGGGCGCTCATATGATCGGCGCGGAAGTGACCGAGCTGATCCAGGGCTATGTGGTCGGCAAGCAGCTCGAAACGACGGAATCCGAGCTTATGCAGGCCATATTCCCGCACCCCACCTTGTCCGAAATGATGCATGAAAGCGTGCTCGCCGCATACGGACGCGCCTTGCACTTCTGA
- a CDS encoding VOC family protein yields the protein MFNGVEGIVQTGFVVGDIDRAIDRWVVRGAGPFRVFRDIEVELTYRGQPATVKLNLALGQFDGVQIELMQPLSEAPSIYHDSFPDGFPEEGLHHVGMIASDYDLFVEKHAGEGRPLVLNGVFSGYRFGFIDTRDTMGFMLEAFEKTPSLLAFFDEIKELGHQESSGAAA from the coding sequence ATGTTCAATGGCGTGGAAGGAATCGTTCAAACCGGCTTCGTGGTGGGCGATATCGACAGGGCGATCGACCGATGGGTTGTGCGTGGCGCAGGCCCGTTCCGGGTCTTCCGGGATATCGAGGTCGAACTGACCTATCGCGGACAGCCTGCCACGGTGAAGCTGAATCTGGCGCTCGGCCAATTCGACGGCGTCCAGATCGAGCTGATGCAACCGCTCTCGGAAGCTCCCTCGATCTATCATGACAGCTTCCCGGACGGCTTTCCCGAGGAAGGATTGCATCATGTCGGCATGATCGCATCCGACTATGACCTGTTTGTCGAGAAACATGCCGGAGAAGGCAGACCGCTTGTCCTCAATGGCGTTTTCTCGGGCTATCGGTTCGGATTCATCGACACGCGCGACACTATGGGCTTCATGCTGGAAGCCTTCGAGAAGACCCCGTCGCTCCTGGCCTTCTTCGACGAGATCAAGGAACTCGGGCACCAGGAATCGTCCGGCGCGGCAGCTTGA
- a CDS encoding acyl-CoA dehydrogenase family protein, translating to MTISQTLVDKAHDLATIFAQRAGLEDERRAPLDETVQDMIDSGILATLAPAIYGGHEQDFATAARIIQILSSANPSAGWVAAFYIGAAWRMNLFPEEAQREIFADKPFVLSAGQAAPLREVIRVPGGYRISGQTPWGSGSVHAEWIVFMGIAKGGDEEPAPMTFVVPRAETEVLDTWHIAGMRGTGSNDIKVEDVFVPHHRASPFLDVLEGTTAGQAVHANPMYRFPFIPFLMVEVIPVVTGIMRGATTAFEARVRERQGTISGAKAIAKQATQMRLGRALATADAAETLLVDLMGALKPHPGQRDRLYRNAMKMKGAYITDLCRNGVNDIAKGIGGDGFRDHSPLQRYFRDINVLAVHAFLDIDTAAETTGCLHLGLPTDDPLI from the coding sequence ATGACAATTTCCCAGACGCTGGTCGACAAGGCGCATGATCTCGCAACGATTTTCGCGCAAAGGGCAGGACTGGAGGATGAGCGCCGCGCCCCGCTGGACGAAACGGTCCAGGACATGATCGACAGCGGCATTCTGGCAACGCTTGCGCCTGCCATCTATGGCGGACACGAACAGGACTTCGCCACCGCCGCCCGGATCATCCAGATATTGAGCTCCGCCAACCCCTCGGCGGGTTGGGTCGCGGCATTCTACATCGGCGCGGCGTGGCGGATGAACCTGTTTCCGGAAGAAGCCCAGCGCGAGATTTTCGCGGACAAGCCCTTTGTCCTGAGCGCCGGGCAAGCCGCGCCGCTGCGCGAGGTCATCCGCGTGCCCGGCGGCTATCGCATCAGCGGCCAGACGCCTTGGGGCTCCGGCTCGGTCCATGCGGAGTGGATCGTCTTCATGGGTATCGCGAAAGGCGGCGACGAAGAACCCGCGCCGATGACATTCGTGGTTCCCCGGGCGGAGACGGAAGTGCTGGATACCTGGCACATCGCGGGCATGCGGGGAACAGGCAGCAACGACATCAAGGTCGAGGATGTGTTCGTCCCGCATCACCGTGCCTCCCCCTTCCTCGACGTGCTCGAAGGGACCACGGCCGGGCAGGCGGTCCATGCCAATCCCATGTATCGGTTTCCCTTCATTCCGTTCCTGATGGTGGAAGTGATACCCGTCGTTACCGGGATCATGAGGGGGGCGACGACCGCGTTCGAGGCGCGCGTGCGGGAACGGCAGGGGACGATCAGCGGTGCCAAGGCCATTGCCAAGCAGGCCACGCAGATGCGCCTGGGCAGGGCGCTTGCAACCGCAGACGCGGCGGAGACATTGCTGGTAGACCTGATGGGCGCGCTCAAGCCGCATCCCGGCCAGAGGGACCGGCTATATCGCAATGCGATGAAGATGAAGGGCGCCTATATCACCGACCTCTGCCGCAATGGCGTGAATGACATCGCGAAAGGGATCGGGGGCGATGGCTTTCGCGATCATTCGCCCTTGCAGCGCTACTTCCGGGATATCAATGTCCTGGCGGTCCACGCCTTCCTGGACATCGACACCGCCGCCGAAACGACCGGCTGCCTCCATCTCGGCCTGCCGACAGACGATCCCCTGATTTGA
- a CDS encoding universal stress protein, which translates to MRVYLVIMDETDEARVALRFAARRAAKTDGAVHILALVQPQSFNAFGGVQATIEAEARDRAEVIATGAAGNILSESGKMPTISVRVGDGKEVVHEYLAEHPEVAALVLGAAAEGNPGPLVTAFSQNAGTLSCPLFVIPGALGEEDIDRLS; encoded by the coding sequence ATGCGTGTATATCTGGTTATAATGGACGAGACTGACGAGGCCCGGGTGGCCTTGCGTTTTGCCGCCAGGCGCGCGGCCAAGACAGATGGCGCGGTCCATATTCTCGCGTTGGTGCAACCGCAGAGCTTCAATGCATTCGGCGGCGTTCAGGCCACGATCGAGGCCGAAGCGCGCGATCGCGCAGAGGTGATCGCCACCGGCGCGGCGGGAAATATTCTCAGCGAGAGCGGCAAGATGCCCACCATCTCCGTCCGGGTCGGCGATGGCAAGGAAGTCGTGCATGAATATCTTGCCGAGCACCCGGAGGTAGCCGCATTGGTACTTGGCGCCGCGGCCGAGGGAAATCCGGGCCCGCTCGTCACCGCCTTTTCGCAGAATGCGGGAACGCTTTCCTGTCCCCTGTTCGTGATTCCCGGCGCGCTGGGCGAAGAGGATATCGACCGCTTGAGTTGA